The proteins below are encoded in one region of Odocoileus virginianus isolate 20LAN1187 ecotype Illinois chromosome 18, Ovbor_1.2, whole genome shotgun sequence:
- the LOC110138290 gene encoding probable ATP-dependent RNA helicase DDX4 isoform X2, which translates to MVSLAAMGDEDWDAEKMNPRMSSYVPVFEKDRYSSGANGDTFKRTLASSSEMDPGESNKRENTSTAGGFGVGKSFGNRGYQDGNDSEASGSSRRGGRGSFRGCRGGFGLGSPNSKYEEDEGTQCSDGIFGSRRSALSGAGNGDTFQSRSGSGSGRGGYKGLNEELITGSGKNSWKSEAKGGESGDTQGRKVTYIPPPPPEDEDSIFAHYQTGINFDKYDTILVEVSGHDPPPAILTFEEANLCQTLNNNIAKAGYTKLTPVQKYGIPIILGGRDLMACAQTGSGKTAAFLLPILAHMMRDGITASRSKELQEPECIIVAPTRELISQIYLEARKFSFGTCVRAVVTYGGTQLRHSIRQIVQGCNILCATPGRLMDIIGKEKIGLRQVKYLVLDEADRMLDMGFGPEMKKLISCPGMPSKEQRQTLMFSATFPEEIQRLAGKFLKSNYLFVAVGQVGGACTDVQQTILQVGQYSKREKLVEILQNIGDERTMVFVETKKKADFIATFLCQEKISTTSIHGDREQREREQALGDFRCGMCPVLVATSVAARGLDIENVQHVINFDLPSTIDEYVHRIGRTGRCGNTGRAISFFDLESDSHLAQPLVKVLSDAQQDVPAWLEEIAFSTHGPGFSGRTRGNVFASVDTRKNYHGRSSLNTAGFSSSQAPNPVDDESWD; encoded by the exons ATGGTATCTCTCGCTGCCATGGGAGATGAAGATTGGGACGCAGAAAAAATGAACCCTCGTATGTCTTCCTATGTTCCTGtatttgagaaggataggtattcTTCTGGAGCAAATGGAGACACTTTTAAGAGGACTCTGGCTTCATCATCAGAAATGG ATCCTGGTGAGTCTAATAAAAGAGAGAATACGTCCACAGCGGGTGGTTTTGGAGTTGGAAAGAGTTTTGGAAACAGAGGTTATCAAGACGGCAATGATTCAGAAGCTTCAGGATCGTCCAGAAGAGGTGGAAGAGGTAGTTTCCGAGGTTGCCGTGGAGGATTTGGTCTAGGAAGTCCAAATAGCAAATATGAAGAAGATGAGGGAACCCAGTGCTCTGATGGCATTTTTGGTTCTAGAAGATCAGCATTAAGTGGTGCAGGTAATGGTGACACCTTCCAAAGCAGAAGTGGTAGTGGAAGTGGACGAGGTGGCTACAAAGGTTTAAATGAAGAACTAATTACAGGCTCTGGAAAGAATTCTTGGAAGTCAGAAGCTAAAGGAGGAGAAAGTGGTGACACTCAGGGACGAAAAGTGACCTACATACCACCTCCTCCACCTGAAGATGAAGACTCCATCTTTGCACATTATCAGACAGGCATAAACTTTGACAAATATGATACTATTCTTGTAGAAGTATCTGGACATGATCCACCACCAGCAATTCTGACTTTTGAAGAAGCTAATCTTTGTCAGACATTGAATAACAACATTGCTAAAGCTGGTTATACTAAGCTTACTCCTGTGCAAAAATACGGTATTCCTATTATACTAGGAGGACGAGATTTGATGGCTTGTGCTCAGACAGGCTCTGGAAAGACTGCAGCTTTTCTCTTGCCAATTTTGGCTCATATGATGCGTGATGGAATAACTGCCAGTCGTTCTAAAGAACTGCAGGAACCAGAGTGTATTATTGTAGCACCAACTCGAGAGTTGATCAGTCAGATCTATTTGGAAGCCAGAAAATTTTCTTTCGGGACTTGCGTAAGAGCAGTTGTCACATATGGGGGAACCCAGTTGAGGCATTCAATTCGACAAATAGTACAAGGCTGTAATATATTATGTGCTACTCCTGGGAGACTGATGGACATCATAGGCAAAGAAAAGATTGGTCTCAGACAAGTCAAATACTTGGTTTTGGATGAAGCTGATCGCATGCTGGATATGGGTTTTGGACCAGAGATGAAAAAGTTAATTTCCTGCCCAGGAATGCCGTCAAAGGAACAGCGTCAGACCCTTATGTTCAGTGCAACTTTTCCAGAAGAAATTCAAAGGTTGGCTGGGAAGTTTTTAAAGTCAAATTATTTGTTTGTTGCCGTTGGACAAGTGGGTGGCGCATGTACAGATGTTCAGCAGACCATTCTTCAAGTTGGCCAGtactcaaaaagagaaaaacttgttGAAATTCTACAAAACATAGGTGATGAAAGAACTATGGTCTTTGTTGAAACTAAGAAAAAGGCAGATTTTATTGCCACTTTTCTTTGTcaagaaaaaatatcaacaacaaGTATTCATGGTGATCGtgaacaaagagaaagagaacaagcTCTTGGAGATTTCCGCTGTGGAATGTGCCCCGTTCTTGTTGCTACTTCAGTAGCTGCGCGAGGGCTGGATATTGAAAATGTTCAGCATGTTATTAATTTTGATCTTCCTTCTACCATTGATGAATATGTTCATCGAATTGGGCGTACTGGTCGTTGTGGAAATACTGGCAGAGCCATTTCCTTTTTTGATCTGGAATCAGATAGCCATTTAGCACAGCCTCTAGTGAAAGTGCTGTCAGATGCTCAACAGGATGTTCCTGCCTGGTTAGAAGAGATTGCCTTTAGTACACATGGTCCTGGCTTCAGTGGTAGGACAAGAGGAAATGTGTTTGCATCAGTTGATACCAGAAAGAATTACCACGGCAGGAGCTCTTTGAACACAGCAGGGTTTTCTTCATCACAAGCTCCTAATCCAGTAGATGATGAGTCATGGGATTAA
- the LOC110138290 gene encoding probable ATP-dependent RNA helicase DDX4 isoform X1, whose translation MVSLAAMGDEDWDAEKMNPRMSSYVPVFEKDRYSSGANGDTFKRTLASSSEMGDGSSRRDHFMRSGFASGRSLGNRDPGESNKRENTSTAGGFGVGKSFGNRGYQDGNDSEASGSSRRGGRGSFRGCRGGFGLGSPNSKYEEDEGTQCSDGIFGSRRSALSGAGNGDTFQSRSGSGSGRGGYKGLNEELITGSGKNSWKSEAKGGESGDTQGRKVTYIPPPPPEDEDSIFAHYQTGINFDKYDTILVEVSGHDPPPAILTFEEANLCQTLNNNIAKAGYTKLTPVQKYGIPIILGGRDLMACAQTGSGKTAAFLLPILAHMMRDGITASRSKELQEPECIIVAPTRELISQIYLEARKFSFGTCVRAVVTYGGTQLRHSIRQIVQGCNILCATPGRLMDIIGKEKIGLRQVKYLVLDEADRMLDMGFGPEMKKLISCPGMPSKEQRQTLMFSATFPEEIQRLAGKFLKSNYLFVAVGQVGGACTDVQQTILQVGQYSKREKLVEILQNIGDERTMVFVETKKKADFIATFLCQEKISTTSIHGDREQREREQALGDFRCGMCPVLVATSVAARGLDIENVQHVINFDLPSTIDEYVHRIGRTGRCGNTGRAISFFDLESDSHLAQPLVKVLSDAQQDVPAWLEEIAFSTHGPGFSGRTRGNVFASVDTRKNYHGRSSLNTAGFSSSQAPNPVDDESWD comes from the coding sequence ATGGTATCTCTCGCTGCCATGGGAGATGAAGATTGGGACGCAGAAAAAATGAACCCTCGTATGTCTTCCTATGTTCCTGtatttgagaaggataggtattcTTCTGGAGCAAATGGAGACACTTTTAAGAGGACTCTGGCTTCATCATCAGAAATGGGTGATGGATCGTCTCGAAGAGATCATTTCATGAGAAGTGGATTTGCCTCTGGGAGGAGTTTGGGAAACAGAGATCCTGGTGAGTCTAATAAAAGAGAGAATACGTCCACAGCGGGTGGTTTTGGAGTTGGAAAGAGTTTTGGAAACAGAGGTTATCAAGACGGCAATGATTCAGAAGCTTCAGGATCGTCCAGAAGAGGTGGAAGAGGTAGTTTCCGAGGTTGCCGTGGAGGATTTGGTCTAGGAAGTCCAAATAGCAAATATGAAGAAGATGAGGGAACCCAGTGCTCTGATGGCATTTTTGGTTCTAGAAGATCAGCATTAAGTGGTGCAGGTAATGGTGACACCTTCCAAAGCAGAAGTGGTAGTGGAAGTGGACGAGGTGGCTACAAAGGTTTAAATGAAGAACTAATTACAGGCTCTGGAAAGAATTCTTGGAAGTCAGAAGCTAAAGGAGGAGAAAGTGGTGACACTCAGGGACGAAAAGTGACCTACATACCACCTCCTCCACCTGAAGATGAAGACTCCATCTTTGCACATTATCAGACAGGCATAAACTTTGACAAATATGATACTATTCTTGTAGAAGTATCTGGACATGATCCACCACCAGCAATTCTGACTTTTGAAGAAGCTAATCTTTGTCAGACATTGAATAACAACATTGCTAAAGCTGGTTATACTAAGCTTACTCCTGTGCAAAAATACGGTATTCCTATTATACTAGGAGGACGAGATTTGATGGCTTGTGCTCAGACAGGCTCTGGAAAGACTGCAGCTTTTCTCTTGCCAATTTTGGCTCATATGATGCGTGATGGAATAACTGCCAGTCGTTCTAAAGAACTGCAGGAACCAGAGTGTATTATTGTAGCACCAACTCGAGAGTTGATCAGTCAGATCTATTTGGAAGCCAGAAAATTTTCTTTCGGGACTTGCGTAAGAGCAGTTGTCACATATGGGGGAACCCAGTTGAGGCATTCAATTCGACAAATAGTACAAGGCTGTAATATATTATGTGCTACTCCTGGGAGACTGATGGACATCATAGGCAAAGAAAAGATTGGTCTCAGACAAGTCAAATACTTGGTTTTGGATGAAGCTGATCGCATGCTGGATATGGGTTTTGGACCAGAGATGAAAAAGTTAATTTCCTGCCCAGGAATGCCGTCAAAGGAACAGCGTCAGACCCTTATGTTCAGTGCAACTTTTCCAGAAGAAATTCAAAGGTTGGCTGGGAAGTTTTTAAAGTCAAATTATTTGTTTGTTGCCGTTGGACAAGTGGGTGGCGCATGTACAGATGTTCAGCAGACCATTCTTCAAGTTGGCCAGtactcaaaaagagaaaaacttgttGAAATTCTACAAAACATAGGTGATGAAAGAACTATGGTCTTTGTTGAAACTAAGAAAAAGGCAGATTTTATTGCCACTTTTCTTTGTcaagaaaaaatatcaacaacaaGTATTCATGGTGATCGtgaacaaagagaaagagaacaagcTCTTGGAGATTTCCGCTGTGGAATGTGCCCCGTTCTTGTTGCTACTTCAGTAGCTGCGCGAGGGCTGGATATTGAAAATGTTCAGCATGTTATTAATTTTGATCTTCCTTCTACCATTGATGAATATGTTCATCGAATTGGGCGTACTGGTCGTTGTGGAAATACTGGCAGAGCCATTTCCTTTTTTGATCTGGAATCAGATAGCCATTTAGCACAGCCTCTAGTGAAAGTGCTGTCAGATGCTCAACAGGATGTTCCTGCCTGGTTAGAAGAGATTGCCTTTAGTACACATGGTCCTGGCTTCAGTGGTAGGACAAGAGGAAATGTGTTTGCATCAGTTGATACCAGAAAGAATTACCACGGCAGGAGCTCTTTGAACACAGCAGGGTTTTCTTCATCACAAGCTCCTAATCCAGTAGATGATGAGTCATGGGATTAA